From the genome of Candidatus Paceibacterota bacterium:
CTGGGAACGAACTGGCCAGGGCCATTGACGTGAAGCAAGTCCCGGCGGATTACATCCTTATTTCGCACGGGCACGCAGACCACATGGCCGACGCGGCGGAAATCGCCCGGCGGACCGGCGCGACCATTGTCTCCAATTACGAGATCACGGTCTGGTTCGGCAACCAGGGCCTTTCCAAAACCCACCCGCTGAACCATGGTGGGGGCTGGCAATTTGATTTTGGCCGTGTCAAGTACGTCAACGCCATTCACTCCAGCAGCCTGCCGGATGGGACCTACGCCGGCAATCCCGGCGGCTTCGTTGTCGAGAGTGCCGAAGGCAACTTCTACTACGCCGGCGACACCGCGCTGACGCTCGACATGAAGCTGATCGGCGATTCCACCAGGCTGCTGTTTGCCGCGCTGCCCATCGGGGACAATTTCACCATGGGTGTGGACGACGCCATCAAGGCTGCCGAGTTCGTCCGCTGTTCGGAAATCCTCGGCTTGCATTACAACACCTTTCCGCCCATCAAGATTGATCCGTCCGCCGCCATCGAGCAATTCAAGGCGGCGCGCCAGCGCCTGCACCTGTTGCTGCCGGGCGAAAACCACAATTTCTAGGGATTGACAGAGGGCTGTGGCTAAGGGAGATAATTCTGCCGGCTTGCCAGAGTAGCTCAGGGGTAGAGCAGAGGACTCATAAGCCAATTCCCAATCTCACGTTTCCCTAACATTTGCGCTATTATTTCACTCCTTGCTTGCCATTTGCCAAACTATTTGGCAAATTAGGGGCAAATGAGAGCACGTGCAAAGAACGGCAGCAAACCCGGACCAAAAGGAAAGGGCGTCTTCCGCGTCATCGCCTTCACCAACCCCGGCGGTGCCACTGCCTATCGCGTCACCGGTTGGACCCTCAATGGCGAGCGAATCCGCCAGAATTACAGCACGCACGGAGAGGCCGTCGCCCGCCTGCAGGAGCTCGAGATTCAGACCGCCAATCTCCAGGGTGCCGCGCGTCCCGTGATCACGCGGCTAACGCCCGAGCAGGCCGCCGAAGCCGAGGTAGCTTACGCCCAGCTCGAAGGTCGTCCCCTTCTCGTCGCCATCCGTTTCTTCCTGGACAACTACCGCGACCCGCTCAAGAAGTGCAGCGTAGGGGACGCCTTCAGCGCGTTCGTCGCCGAGAAGAAAGCCGCCAACAAACGCCCCCTCACCATCCGCAACCTCGAAACCAAATGCCGTGCCCTTAAGGCCGACCACGGCAAGAAGCTCGTCAGCGATATTTCCGAAGACCTCGTTCGCGACCTCATCAACCAACCTGGCCGCGGCCCCGTAGCACGCGACAACTACCGGCGCGTCCTCAACGGCTTCTTCGCTTGGGCCCAGGAGAAAGGCTTCACCCCGGTCAACCCCGTCGCCAAAATCGACCGCATCGAATCCGACGAAGCCGAGCCAGCCGTTCTGTCCCTTGACGAGTGCACTGCCCTCATGAACGCTGCTCGCGCCCATAAGGAAGGCAAGCTTGTTCCTTTCGTCGCCCTCGCTCTCTTCGCCGGCCTGCGCCCTGACCAAGAGCTGAAGCGCATCTCCTGGAGCAACATCGACCCAGAGTCCGAGACCATCACCGTCAGCGGCAAAGTCGCCAAGATGCGTGGTCGCCGCACCATCGAGGCCGTCCGTCTCACGCGAAAGGACGCCACCGGCCAGGAAATCAAACTCCCTTCCAATCTCTTCCAATGGCTTTCGCCACACATTGCCCGGCGCACCCCGATCAAAGGCACCAACTGGCGCCGCGACTTCGATGCCATCAAGCGCACCGCCGGCTTCGGCCCCAAGACCGAAGACAAGACCAAGCCCCAGCTCAAGCCGTGGGTTCAGGATTACCTGCGCCACACCGCGGTCAGCTACCACTACGCCCTATATGAGCACGAAGGCAAAACCGCCAAATGGGCCGGCAATTCCCCCGACATCGTCCACCGCAAATACAAGGGCCTTGTGAAACCTGCCGACGTTGCGAAGTTCTGGTCCATCGTCCCAGAGGCCCCCGCCAACGTAGTCCATCTCCAAAAGGAGAAAGTCGCCTGATCCTTCCCAAGCGTAGCTCTGGCCCCCACTCGGCCAACGCCGCTACCATACTTTACATTTGGTAAACCTTTCAGCATAGTCCAATGGCATGATTCAACGACCATTTTGGCGGCAGCGTATTGAGGACGCTTGGCGGGAGGCCCCCATCGCCTGGCTCTGCGGTGTTCGGCGCTCCGGCAAAACCACCCTCGCCGAAGCCCTCGGCGCCGACCGCGCAATCTACGTCAACTGCGATCTGCCCGTCGTCGAGGACATGGTCCGCGACCCGCAGATGTTCTTTCGCTCCTGCACAAAGCCGATCGTGGTCTTCGACGAGATCCACCAGCTTCACGATCCCACCCGTCTCCTGAAAATCGGCGCCGACATATTCCCCAAATTGCGGATTCTGGCCACCGGCTCCTCCACCCTCGCCGCCAGCAGAAAATTCCGGGACACTCTGACTGGCCGCAAACGCACGGTTCACCTTCTGCCCGTAACCTGGGACGAGCTGCCGGCCTTTGGCGTGCCCCTGCCGAAGCGACTCTTCCACGGCGGCCTGCCAGCCGCACTTCTCGCCGACACCAAACGCCCTGCGCTCTACCGCGAGTGGATGGATTCATTCTTCGCGCGCGACATTCAGCGGCTCTTCGGTTTCCGCGATCTGGATCGCTTTAACGCTCTCTTTGAATATCTCCTCCGGCAGAGCGGTGGACAATTTGAAGTGACCAGGACGGCCTCGGCCATCGGCATCACCCGCGCGACTGTGGAAAGCCACCTGCGCGCTCTCGACATCACCCACGCCGTCACGGTGCTGCGTCCCTTTCACGGCGGGGGACAAAACGAGATTGTCAAGCAGCCCAAGGTCTATGCGTTCGACACCGGCTTTGTGAGTTTTGCACGCGGTTGGGATCCGCTGCGCCCGGACGACCTCGGCCAGCTATGGGAACACATTGTGCTGGAACATCTACAGGCTCATCTGCCGGACACCCCTCCCCGCTACTGGCGTGACAAACAGGGGCGCGAAGTGGATTTCGTCCTCGCGCACCGTCGCGATGCGGTGGACGCCATCGAGTGCAAATGGGACGCGAGCTCGTTTGAAAGCTCGGCCCTGAAGCTCTTCCGAAGCTACTACCCGAAGGGCCGCAACTATCTCGTGACCCCCTCGGCAGACCAAGCCTACGACAAGCACTACGGTAACTTGGCGGTGCACATTTGCACGCCGATGGAAATTCGCGCATAGGAGAATCTTCCCCGACGGGCTAACGTTGTCCCGAAGGGATTTATATTTCTTCCCTGATCTGTCCTACGAAATTCGTCGAAACACTCAGTATAGCCCTACAAAATAAGGGGAATGCGCGTACCCGCCGAGCGCCTCAATCACATGAAATCAACTCAAATAGCCTGAAATAGTTGAAGTCTGGCAGGCGATGGCAAACGGCACTAGCTATCACACCTGCACTCTAAAGGCTACAAATCTCATGTCAGCGAACTGGAGCTGGATTCGAGGCGAGCCGGGACGGACGCGGGCTTGCTCGTAGGATTCGTCCATCAGTGCCCGCCGGAGGTTTTCAAGCCACGAATGCCTTCAGACTGGCTAAGCTTCGACCATGTGAATCCATAGAGCGCGATCAGCGCGAAGCAGACCAAGGGCATCCAAAAGCTGACTGACATATTGTAGATGTCACCGAGGTGCCCCATCAATTTCGGCATGAGCGCACCCCCCGTAATCGACATGACGATGAAGGCCGAGGCCTTCTTCCTGGACTGGGTGCCCAAGCCGTGAATGCCGAGGGCGAAGATCGTTGGGAACATGACGGACATGAAGAAGAAGGTCAGGAAGACCGCAATGACCGAAATCCAGCCAAGCTTGAGCACCACAACGCTGCAAAGGAGGACATTGAGGAAGGCGTAAGTTCCCAGCACGCGGTGCGCGGGAGCCTTGCTGATCACGGCGGCCCCGACAAACCGGCCGAGGCAGAACAGGACAAAGCCCACACAACCCAGCAGCCGGGTTGCTCCCTTCTCGTTCACAAAATAGGCGCCGTCCCGCAGGACGGCATTGCCGCTGATCAACCAGCCATCCATGGTTGCCCTGGAGATCGCCGGCATCTCGGAGATGATGTAGT
Proteins encoded in this window:
- a CDS encoding metal-dependent hydrolase, with the protein product MKVTYYGHACFAAQVANKTLLFDPFITGNELARAIDVKQVPADYILISHGHADHMADAAEIARRTGATIVSNYEITVWFGNQGLSKTHPLNHGGGWQFDFGRVKYVNAIHSSSLPDGTYAGNPGGFVVESAEGNFYYAGDTALTLDMKLIGDSTRLLFAALPIGDNFTMGVDDAIKAAEFVRCSEILGLHYNTFPPIKIDPSAAIEQFKAARQRLHLLLPGENHNF
- a CDS encoding ATP-binding protein — protein: MIQRPFWRQRIEDAWREAPIAWLCGVRRSGKTTLAEALGADRAIYVNCDLPVVEDMVRDPQMFFRSCTKPIVVFDEIHQLHDPTRLLKIGADIFPKLRILATGSSTLAASRKFRDTLTGRKRTVHLLPVTWDELPAFGVPLPKRLFHGGLPAALLADTKRPALYREWMDSFFARDIQRLFGFRDLDRFNALFEYLLRQSGGQFEVTRTASAIGITRATVESHLRALDITHAVTVLRPFHGGGQNEIVKQPKVYAFDTGFVSFARGWDPLRPDDLGQLWEHIVLEHLQAHLPDTPPRYWRDKQGREVDFVLAHRRDAVDAIECKWDASSFESSALKLFRSYYPKGRNYLVTPSADQAYDKHYGNLAVHICTPMEIRA